A segment of the Larus michahellis unplaced genomic scaffold, bLarMic1.1 SCAFFOLD_34, whole genome shotgun sequence genome:
ctcctggcattcgcagacacacgggagctgcagctcttgcacttcgggctcttcctgggcatctacctggctgccctcctggccaatggcctcatcatcacggccatcgcctgtgaccaccgcctccacacccccatgtacttcttcctcctcaacctctccctcctcgacctgggatccatctccaccactgtccccaaatctatggccaattccctgtgggacaccagggccatctcctatggAGGATGTGTTGCCCAggtctttctgtttgtctttttcatttcagcagagttttatcttctcactgtcatgtcctatgaccgctacgttgccatctgcaaacccctgcactacgggaccctcctgggcagcagagcttgtgtccacatggcagcagctgcctggggcagtgggtttctctatgctctcctgcacacggccaatacattttccctacccctctgccagggcaatgccctggaccagttcttctgtgaaatcccccagatcctcaagctctcctgctcacactcctacctcagggaagttgggcttcttgtggtcagtgccTGTTTAATCTTCGggtgttttgtgttcatcgtgctgtcctatgtgcagatcttcagggccgtgctgaggatcccctctgagcagggacggcacaaagccttttccacgtgcctccctcacctggccgtggtctccctgtttgtcagcactgcagtgtttgcctacctgaagcccccctccatctcctcaccATCTCTGGATCTGGTGATGGCagttctgtactcggtggtgcctccagcactgaaccccctcatctacagcatgaggaataaGGACCTCAAGGATGCAGTGTGGAAATTGATATCTGGATGGTTTCAGAAGCATTGAACTGCTTGTTTTCTTCTACAAATCACTCCTAATGGAACTCATtgcaggttggttttggttgtgagtttctggggggttttttggttgttttttttttttttattataatattgtccacaaaaaaaaatgtcattattttatgCCATTTCCAATTATGTATCTATTCACCTTCTGTGTGGTGTGACCCACAGGCTGTGTGAAGGAGGAGACATGCTCTCTCTGTGTCTTAAGAAAATAAAGGACCTTCAATTAATTGTTTGATCCTTCCTTTGAGACCTTCTCTTGAGCTGCAGGGGCAGATcctgtgtgcagaggtggaggggaaaagagTCCTGGCACCGGAGCACTGACAAGGAGCACCAGCGCTtggtcttcccagagctgctcacTTTCCACTTCAGCGCTCCCCTTCTTAGCTCGTCTCTTGGTATAAGGCCTGAGTGCTCTTGAAGCTTGGCGGCAGTTTTGCGGTGTGGTGGTCCTgtagctgcaggcagggacagggaatgAGCACTTCTGTGACAGAGCTGGCCTCCAAAAGAGCATTTCCATCATACCAGGGGATCTCCTcagggcagtgcctgaaggctcaggtCTCTTGCCAAAATGGCTCTCAAACGCACAGCCAGTAATTTGCATAGGAGAAAAAACATCAGTGAAGAGTGAAAGCGAGTGAGTGTGCAGGGTGGGAGCACACagcagtgtccttgcacagccaggCTCCTGGGAGGGACAGGAAGGTCCAGCAGAGcagggtctggtctgtgcctttgttcactggacaccctggggatgcttccccagggcaatcgtcacagaCCAGCCAAGAACCACCACCATTTCCAGCACTGGCCGCTCACCCTTGCTCGGAGACGTTGCTTCTCCTTCCACGTAGGGACGCGGAGTGACTGGCTCAGAACTCCGTGTTTGCATCGTACAGACGAGGCGTAAGCATGCCCATCGTGCGGGGGTGGTGGGATGAACCTGAGTGAGCACAAATGCCATCAGCTGTTCCTAGAGGTGCCTTGAAGGCCTGTGAGACAGCGTCTGGAGGTCAGTTCACGTagacagtgtcctggtttgaggtaaaacagaactgacCTTCTTTTTAGgaactttacttttcagttaagcctcttctaactctctgaagttCATGGCATAATGTTATGACCATAGCCCGCTTCCAGAGTGGTAAGGGCTTGTTTAtaattaataccaaggaatggtgtgcagaggGGCTCCTGCTTGTGGCCATTAGGCACGGACTGCGTTTCGGTGTACAAACGAAATCGCTTTATTTTAGGCAACAGCCTCCTTAAATACCTTCTGCTACAGAGCTAGCAATTTCCCACTGCTACATCCTTATCATGTGATTACCCAGCACATACCACACATACCACACATGGTGTAAACAAAGACAAACTATTCATCTTCAGCAACGCGGCCGGCCGTCagcactctctccttttcttcctcttaccatggcccaggtgctgtgcagctagggcttgtttacttatcccGTGGTTCGCCGCCAGTGAGAGCCATGAGAACTCCAGGGCTCGTTCCGGGTGCCGTGTCCGCAGGTTCTTCGTCATCCACACCTGCTCATCCTTATTGCTGTCacagccaagctcagctcactgtgttattgccccgttggagggggggaagcggagaagcgtagaggggcggcacctgcggggaggaggggacaggatcccaaactgaccaatggggtattccaccccacctgccccacgctcagtgtaaaagctgagggatcaaagggtcaggctctt
Coding sequences within it:
- the LOC141737358 gene encoding olfactory receptor 14J1-like, with protein sequence MSNSSSITQFLLLAFADTRELQLLHFGLFLGIYLAALLANGLIITAIACDHRLHTPMYFFLLNLSLLDLGSISTTVPKSMANSLWDTRAISYGGCVAQVFLFVFFISAEFYLLTVMSYDRYVAICKPLHYGTLLGSRACVHMAAAAWGSGFLYALLHTANTFSLPLCQGNALDQFFCEIPQILKLSCSHSYLREVGLLVVSACLIFGCFVFIVLSYVQIFRAVLRIPSEQGRHKAFSTCLPHLAVVSLFVSTAVFAYLKPPSISSPSLDLVMAVLYSVVPPALNPLIYSMRNKDLKDAVWKLISGWFQKH